Part of the Limihaloglobus sulfuriphilus genome is shown below.
CCCCATGGGTTTGGTACTACAGGTATCAACGCCTCTACCAGTTTCGGCGGACCGAATATGATTCCTTATGCCGTAGCAGATGTGGACGGCGACGGCACCGACGACTGCATTGCTGTTGTGTACTCCGATGATGAGGACCCTGATACACCTGATCCCCGCAGCTACTATGTTAAATATTCTGCGGGCGGGTTTCTTGCCGGAACGGTTGAAAGCAGCTTTTACGGCGGCACAAACACCGACCTTGTTGGTGTCTGTGACGTAAATAATGACGGTGTAGCAGACCGCGTGGACTTTTTCAGCGGTGCCGGCTGGAGGGCTGATTTCGGCGCTGCCGAAGGGGGGTTTGGAGACAGCCAGACTGACTGGACGGGGTTTTATGGTGGAACTAATGAAAACATAACACGTCACATTGGTGATGTAAATAACGATGGCTACGGCGACCGTGTATTGGCAACCTTGAATCAGCAGGGATATTATGACTGGATTGCGTCTTTTTCCACCGCGTCGGGTTTTGGCACAACAGGCACAGAATACAATCAGATTGCCCCGTTTGGAGAAACTGGAGACCAGGTCATCCTTGCGGATGTGCTTACAGAGGAGCTGCCGTTTGAGCTTGCATATATAGCTCCTTATACAGATTCATTCGGAACGAACGGCCTTTGGCACTGTGATGAAATAATCGACGCAGGAGAGGACAAGTTGATTACTCCAGATGATAACAGTGAAAATCCTGGAAGAAACCACGATATGGTTCTCCGCAGCGGAGTTGATCTGGGTACATATGCAACCGGCCCGCAGCTTGTAACGGATAAAATCGGCGATCCTGAAAGCGGTGATGCAGATTTCGGCAATTGTTTCCAGTTTGACGGTTTCAGCCAGAGCCTCTGGGCGGATACTTTACTCAACGATAACCTGGGCGTTGACGACGGTAACTTGAGAGTAGAGGCCTGGGTGAAGTTTGAAGGAGAAACATACGGTGCCGGTGATTCGTATATGTTTATTTGTCATCATCAGCGATTCAGGCTGAGATTTGTGGATCATCCAACTCTGGGCTTCTTTTTGTCCGGCTATGTTTTTGACACTAATGTAACAGCTCATCACCTCGTTTATACTCTTCCGACAGAAGATATAAATGAGTGGAACCATGTGGCACTGACATTTTACAACGGCACCGCCAGCCTCTATTTCAACGGGAGCGTAGTTGCATCTAAAGGCGGCCTTACACCGACCATAAACCCCTCTACCACACCGCGGGTCAGCATAGGGGCGGCAATGCATGGCGGTCCGCCTTCGTATTATTTCTATGGCAAAATTGATGAAGTACGCATCGGGCAGGCTGTCCCGACACCGCCGCAATGCGGATACTGGGGATACAGCCCTGCAGACCTGAACAAAGACTGTTATGTGGATATCAATGATCTGAACGTTTTTGTGTCGCAGTGGCTTGGCTGCACCATTCCCGGCGATGTGTCATGCATCCCCTGGTAGAGATAATTGATGTTTGTCTTAGAAAAATATGAAATCCATAGATAATACAGGAGAATTTACGATGGCTCGTTTAACATATATTATGCTTATAGTTTTATTTGTGCTTCAGGCCGCCTACGGGTATCACTACAATGTGCCCAGAGCTGAAGTTACACCGGTAATAGACGGGGTACTTGACCAGGGTGAGTGGACTGACAGCCGTTACATATCAATGGTATATCCTGACCTGGTAACAGCGCCTAAAGAAGGTTCTATTTTTGATACAGAACCGCCCGCCGATGCGTCCGACTACAGCCTTGACTGGTTTGTCAAGTGGGATGATGATTATCTATATCTTGCCGCACGCGTTTACGATAATGTGTTCGTTGCAGACGACGGCAATGATGAGCCGCAGGTGTGCTTTAACTTTCGCGATGATCCAGTCGCCGAATTCCTTACAGAGGCTATTATATGGAATGTGACGGTAAACCGCGGTTTTTACACTAATACCGATGACCCCTCAGCGCTTACGCCTGACAATTCAGATGTTGTTGGTAACGTTCTTGGCGACGGCTATGTAATAGAGATCAGGCTCGCTTTCGCAGATATATCCACTGAAACCGGATATCAGCCCAAAGCAAGCGATATACACGGTTTCGGTCTGGCGTGCCAGGACCATGACGCAGCAGGTTCCCGGACGACATTTATGCTTGATTACGGCAGCGGAGCACCGGTGATTCAGGATCCATCGACATGGAATACTATTATTCTTACTGACCGGCAGACATGCGGTGACTGGGAATACGCGTTAAATGATTTGAATAAGGACTGTGTTGTTGATTTGCTGGATTTTTCCCTGATCGCAGGTTACTGGCTAAGCTGCACAGACCCCACAAATGAAAACTGCCTTCCTGCCGCGGAGATTATGTCAACGCAGCAGCAGCTTGAATCTTTGCAAAGCAAACAGATGATAGTTCCCAGCTGGGGTTATGATGCTTCAGTGATGGCGGCCGGTGCAAAAGAAGCCGGCTACCAGGTAGGCAATACTCAAAGCTTTGATGCCTGGAAAGGCCAGGGAGTTGAAGTGCTGGCCCGTCCTGAAATTGAAACTGACGATCCGTTCGATCCGGCAGATGTTCAGGCGGGAATTGATACGCTTGCAGAGTTTGTTGAATCGGTAGATTCAGACCAGAATGTAGTTGGTTATGTTATCAGATGGGGACATTTAGGAGAAGGAGGTTTCCCATACGATTATGAATTCAGCGAAACTGCACGGCAGGCCTTTAACGACTATATGGGCACTCCCGGCGAGCCTCTGCCGACCCGTCCCTCGCCGGGCAATCCCGGAGATATGCGGTGGATCAAGTGGATCGAGTTCCGCAGCAAAACCCTTAGAGATTTCCGTGAAACTTATATATCAGCAATAAAACAGGTTACAAATAAGCTGGTGAGCACCTGGAGCGAGTTTTACGCAACAAGGCATTACGATTTGAACATGGGTGAGGCCCCCGGAGCTGATTTCCTGTTTCATGATCTCTCTTTCGGAGATGTAACCACAGATCAGCAGATAGCTTTTGGTGAGTGTCATGGTATTCTTCAGAATTACTCAACCTTTGAGTCCTGGCGAGATGTAATACTGCCTTATATGGCCAAAGCCGCCGGCGACGGTGTGGTTCCTGTAGCGTTTCACTATCCATACAGCCATAGTTTCGACGATATACAGCAGGAGTTCTCTCTTCGGATAGGCTCGAGTATTCGCGGCCTTATAGACACGGTAGGCAGGCCCCAGAGAAACTATGAAGTCGCTTTGGTCTATAACTCCTTCTCCGCGGCAGCCCTGCCGCAGGGATCAAACCCTGATAGCCTGGTTATGGATATTTACTCCGAAAAATGCGCCAAGCAGGTTGAGGGGATTCTCCAGCAGCTGGGTGTGGATTTCAAAGTTATTGCATACGAAGGACTTGAATATAAAGACCTTTCCCAGTATAAGCTGGTGATAGTGCCTGATCCAATGTATCTGACTGATCAGATGCGGACAAATCTTGCCGGCGCATCAAAAGTCATGTACGCCGGAGAATATCTGATGGCCCACCGTTCTACCCAGAGCGGCGACTACAATACCGAGTTTACCGCACAAACGCTGCTGCCGGGTGTAACCCTTGATTATTTCAAGGCTCCTGCCGGTCAGCTTGCCGCGGAAACGCCTTCTCACAGATGGCTGGCCGGCATAGACCTCTCGTCTAACCCTGATTATCCAGCCGACCAGATGTTTGCCTTCTCTCCAATGGCTGCCTCTTATGAGGTTGTGTTGAAAGTTGGTTCTAATCCGGTACTTATCGAAAATACCTCGGGCAATGAGATATTCATAACCAACAGATTTTTCCATAACGGCTGGAACCTCCCATCAAACTGGCTGGAAACGATTCAGTACCAGTTTTTGAAAAATGTGCTAAGCGATCTCGGTGTGGAAATACCGGTTGAAAGCGGCCAGCAGGTCAGGGTTCAAAGCGGCAACTCTTTTGGAAGCTACGGGATAAACGGCAATGTTGCCTGGAACGCTACCGGAAGCGATGTTACCATAACTCTCGTTGGCGGTAAGACTTTGACCATACCCGGGTACGGCTGGACACTTGCCGATTAGTCGTTGAAAATCCCAAAACTTTTTTACCTTGTAGATAGCTGATGGCATTACATGCTTATTGCCTGTAATGCCATCACTTTAATAAAACTACAGAATCTAACGGAATCTATAATATGGCATATAGGATTATTCTGGTATTATTGGCCACAAGTGCATTTGCTTTTGCAGACGAATATTTTTACGGTTATACCGGGGACGGTTCAGTGCCGCCTTCGCCGGATTGGATGCATGATGCGGTATTTTACAGCCTGAATGTTCAGCACTTTGGCAAAACCCAGACAAAAGGCTCTTATTTTGATAAGGCCGCGGCAGAGCTGGAATATGTAAAGGAGCTTGGAGCAAATACCGTTGTGATCAATCCCGTTCAGGAATTTGTTGCCAATATGCCCAAGGCGTATTGGAACGGATATTACCTCAAAGATCCCACAGCCATATCGGATGTGTACGGCGGCGGCAGAGATTTCAAAAAATTCGTGGACAAGGCTCATTCTCTCGGCTTGAAGGTGATTGTCGATGTTGTTGTAAGGCATGTATATGCCGACGGCCCCGAAGCCAAAAAACTGCTGGCTCAGGGCAAACACGACTGGTTTGTGCCCGGTCTTACTAAAGAGCAGTTAGAAGTCCCTTTCCGCGGCGATACAGTGGGAGCCTACAACGCAGAAAAAGGTGAATTCGTATTTCTCTCGTTCGATTCATCCGCTGTGAGTGAAGTCAACAACCAGAAAAAATACCACTTCATAAAAAGCGATGCCGCCGCAAAAACCGTAACCGGTGACTGGGACGGCGACGGCAGAGACAGTGTCGGCGTAAGACAGCCTGACGGCACATTCTTACTGGGGGGCATTGCCCGGGCATCCCAGGTCTCTCAGGTAGAGCATATATTCAAATTTGGCCCGGCCGGCGAACATATAATTCCCATTGCCGGAGACTGGGATGGCGACGGTAAAGATACCCTCGGCATATACGACCCGCAAACAGGCACCTTTTTTATTAAAAATTCCCTGGCGCCCGGAAAAGCGGATGCTACATTTAACGGCCTCAGGGCAGGAATGGTGCCCCTTGCCGGCGACTGGGACGGCGACGGCAGGGACACACTTGGTGAATATGACCCGAATTCGGGTAAGTTTTATCATTATGACTCTAAGGGTGAACTGGTTACGCAGGCCTACAGGTTCGGCTCCGTCGGTGAATATACCGCGGTCAGCGGTGACTGGAATGACGACGGGAAAAATGGGATAGCCCTGGTTAAAGACGCGCATCCGCAGTACGGGTATGGACACCGGTTTATTTATATCTACAAAAATAAAATATCAGGAGGTGCCGCGGACGGGACCTTTGAGCTGAATCTGCCCGCCGGTTACAATGACTGCGCGATTGCGGGTAATTTTGATTATAACGCCCAGAGGACACCGTCAATATTATTCGGCGGCACCTGCTATCATTATAAGTGGGATAATGAAGATTTACAGGAGTATATGATTGATTTATGGGTCGATCTGGTTAGAAAATTCGATTTTGACGGTTACAGGCTCGATCTCGAGGCCTATCAGACGGTACTTGTGCCTTTTGGTAACCAGAATATATGGAAGAGGGTCATAGAAAAATGCTACAATGATTTTGATAAAAAGATACTGATCATCTCGGAAATGGACGGTATGGGCAACAACAATATTCATGCCGAACAGGATACTTTCGGAGTCCTGACCAATCTGCACTGGGACCCTGCCGGGAAAAAACGCAACTTTATGGTAAATGCAAATATTGTAGATACCGCTAAGACTTTAGAAAATACCTATTACACAATGACACTGAGCTGTCACGACCACGCAGAATTTCAGGCCCAGGGCAGGCGGTCAACGTTCGGTTATATGGTTTTTTCACCGTTTATGCCGTGGTGGAGGATGGGCGAAGAGATAAACGCCCTTAATCTGGCTCCAACGGCGGGCACAACCGATTACGGCTATGTACTTTATTTTTCCGACATGGATTGGGATTCGCTCAAAGAGCCCGAGAAGAAGGCATTTTATGAAGACGTTCGCAGAATGCTGCAACTCAGAGAAGAATATAAAGATATCATTTCGCCGTTTTGCTCGAAATTTAAGGATAGAAATTTCACTGCCATACCGGCAGAAGGCTGTAAGCTCCAGGTTTACGCCAACTACGGCAGCGGTATTGCAATTATTGTCGCGGCAAAACTCGATGAATCAGACGGCGACGTTACCCTGAATATAGATTCGCAGAAACTGGCAGAAATGGGTCTGGGCGATTTTGAAAAATTCAGGGTTACCGAAAAACTCTACAGGCCCAATGAGAGCAGGGTTTTGAGTAAATCGCAGCTCAGTGAGCTCTGCCAGTATGTTGAAAATAATAATGTTGTATTTATGGTTATTGAAGGTTTAAAATAGGTTAGAAAATGAAAAATTATCTGTTCGTCTGTATTTTAGTTTGTTCTTTATCATTTTGCATTGCAGAAGATTACTTTTACGGCTACACCGGTGACGGCACAGTTCCTCCGTCTCCCGAGTGGGCGCATGATGCGGTATTTTACAGTATAAACGTACAGCATTTCGGGAAAGCCCAGACGCCCGGCAGCTACTTTGAGAAAGCCGCGGCAGAGCTGGACTATATTAAAGACCTCGGTGCCAATACGGTAGTTGTTAATCCCGTTACCGAATTTCTTGACGAGATGGACCCTAAATTCTGGAATGCATATTACATGAAAGATCCTGCAGCGATCTCCGGGGCGTACGGCGGCGCGGAGGATTTCAAAGATTTTGTCAGCAAAGCTCATTCCTTAGGTTTGAAAGTTATTGTTGACACTCTTGTAAGGCCGCTCTATGCAGACGGCGAAGCTGCGAAAAAAATACTGGCTGAGGGAAATCACGACTGGTTCGCGCCGGGGCTTACTAAAGAGCAGCTCGAAAAGCCTTTTAAAGGTGATTCTGTTGGCATGTATAATCCGGTTGAAGCTAAATTTACCTTTGTCTCTCAGGATATAGAGTCTCAAAACCACCGTAAAGATTATATACTTTTAAACCAGGGGGGAGCTGAAACCAAACCTGTAATTGGAGACTGGAATGGAGACCAGAGAGACAGTATCGGAATCAGAAAAAATGATGGCACATTCGTTCTTACTGATGTCACAGAAACAG
Proteins encoded:
- a CDS encoding LamG-like jellyroll fold domain-containing protein, which gives rise to MRAKWCFFPIFVVSFAGVCFSADYYCGSDGFADRVIVRDDGSGNALWIVDATTDAAFGDGQGDLSGTFGLITDYHMLGDVNGDGYIDRVVARIHSSGNYLWWEVSYSGPHGFGTTGINASTSFGGPNMIPYAVADVDGDGTDDCIAVVYSDDEDPDTPDPRSYYVKYSAGGFLAGTVESSFYGGTNTDLVGVCDVNNDGVADRVDFFSGAGWRADFGAAEGGFGDSQTDWTGFYGGTNENITRHIGDVNNDGYGDRVLATLNQQGYYDWIASFSTASGFGTTGTEYNQIAPFGETGDQVILADVLTEELPFELAYIAPYTDSFGTNGLWHCDEIIDAGEDKLITPDDNSENPGRNHDMVLRSGVDLGTYATGPQLVTDKIGDPESGDADFGNCFQFDGFSQSLWADTLLNDNLGVDDGNLRVEAWVKFEGETYGAGDSYMFICHHQRFRLRFVDHPTLGFFLSGYVFDTNVTAHHLVYTLPTEDINEWNHVALTFYNGTASLYFNGSVVASKGGLTPTINPSTTPRVSIGAAMHGGPPSYYFYGKIDEVRIGQAVPTPPQCGYWGYSPADLNKDCYVDINDLNVFVSQWLGCTIPGDVSCIPW
- a CDS encoding sugar-binding protein is translated as MARLTYIMLIVLFVLQAAYGYHYNVPRAEVTPVIDGVLDQGEWTDSRYISMVYPDLVTAPKEGSIFDTEPPADASDYSLDWFVKWDDDYLYLAARVYDNVFVADDGNDEPQVCFNFRDDPVAEFLTEAIIWNVTVNRGFYTNTDDPSALTPDNSDVVGNVLGDGYVIEIRLAFADISTETGYQPKASDIHGFGLACQDHDAAGSRTTFMLDYGSGAPVIQDPSTWNTIILTDRQTCGDWEYALNDLNKDCVVDLLDFSLIAGYWLSCTDPTNENCLPAAEIMSTQQQLESLQSKQMIVPSWGYDASVMAAGAKEAGYQVGNTQSFDAWKGQGVEVLARPEIETDDPFDPADVQAGIDTLAEFVESVDSDQNVVGYVIRWGHLGEGGFPYDYEFSETARQAFNDYMGTPGEPLPTRPSPGNPGDMRWIKWIEFRSKTLRDFRETYISAIKQVTNKLVSTWSEFYATRHYDLNMGEAPGADFLFHDLSFGDVTTDQQIAFGECHGILQNYSTFESWRDVILPYMAKAAGDGVVPVAFHYPYSHSFDDIQQEFSLRIGSSIRGLIDTVGRPQRNYEVALVYNSFSAAALPQGSNPDSLVMDIYSEKCAKQVEGILQQLGVDFKVIAYEGLEYKDLSQYKLVIVPDPMYLTDQMRTNLAGASKVMYAGEYLMAHRSTQSGDYNTEFTAQTLLPGVTLDYFKAPAGQLAAETPSHRWLAGIDLSSNPDYPADQMFAFSPMAASYEVVLKVGSNPVLIENTSGNEIFITNRFFHNGWNLPSNWLETIQYQFLKNVLSDLGVEIPVESGQQVRVQSGNSFGSYGINGNVAWNATGSDVTITLVGGKTLTIPGYGWTLAD
- a CDS encoding alpha-amylase family glycosyl hydrolase, whose product is MAYRIILVLLATSAFAFADEYFYGYTGDGSVPPSPDWMHDAVFYSLNVQHFGKTQTKGSYFDKAAAELEYVKELGANTVVINPVQEFVANMPKAYWNGYYLKDPTAISDVYGGGRDFKKFVDKAHSLGLKVIVDVVVRHVYADGPEAKKLLAQGKHDWFVPGLTKEQLEVPFRGDTVGAYNAEKGEFVFLSFDSSAVSEVNNQKKYHFIKSDAAAKTVTGDWDGDGRDSVGVRQPDGTFLLGGIARASQVSQVEHIFKFGPAGEHIIPIAGDWDGDGKDTLGIYDPQTGTFFIKNSLAPGKADATFNGLRAGMVPLAGDWDGDGRDTLGEYDPNSGKFYHYDSKGELVTQAYRFGSVGEYTAVSGDWNDDGKNGIALVKDAHPQYGYGHRFIYIYKNKISGGAADGTFELNLPAGYNDCAIAGNFDYNAQRTPSILFGGTCYHYKWDNEDLQEYMIDLWVDLVRKFDFDGYRLDLEAYQTVLVPFGNQNIWKRVIEKCYNDFDKKILIISEMDGMGNNNIHAEQDTFGVLTNLHWDPAGKKRNFMVNANIVDTAKTLENTYYTMTLSCHDHAEFQAQGRRSTFGYMVFSPFMPWWRMGEEINALNLAPTAGTTDYGYVLYFSDMDWDSLKEPEKKAFYEDVRRMLQLREEYKDIISPFCSKFKDRNFTAIPAEGCKLQVYANYGSGIAIIVAAKLDESDGDVTLNIDSQKLAEMGLGDFEKFRVTEKLYRPNESRVLSKSQLSELCQYVENNNVVFMVIEGLK